A single genomic interval of Deltaproteobacteria bacterium harbors:
- the mazG gene encoding nucleoside triphosphate pyrophosphohydrolase encodes MHAGSAGLLLPSPIREAAMSYQPTEEELAPHREAEAALGRFLALMHRLRAPGGCPWDREQTLESLRPYLLEETYEVLEAIDTGDDHHHLEELGDLLLQIVFHAEIASEEGRWGMAEIVDGITEKLYLRHPHVFGGEQAGDASEAFERWEQVKAKEKEARGRKRESVIDGVPRAAPALMRAERIGDKASSVGFDWPDLSGVRAKLDEELAELDEALEAGEPAAVQAEVGDLLLTVANLARKAGVHPEDALREANARFETRFREVEERLRHAGVTAGELPLEELEAHWQEAKKVVG; translated from the coding sequence TTGCACGCCGGAAGCGCCGGCCTCCTGCTCCCTTCCCCCATCCGCGAGGCCGCCATGTCCTACCAGCCCACCGAAGAAGAGCTCGCCCCGCACCGGGAGGCCGAGGCGGCCCTCGGCCGCTTCCTGGCCCTGATGCACCGGCTGCGCGCGCCCGGGGGCTGCCCCTGGGATCGGGAGCAGACCCTGGAGAGCCTGCGCCCCTACCTCCTCGAGGAGACCTACGAGGTGCTCGAGGCGATCGACACCGGCGACGATCACCACCACCTCGAGGAGCTCGGCGACCTGCTCCTGCAGATCGTCTTCCACGCGGAGATCGCCTCCGAGGAGGGCCGCTGGGGGATGGCGGAGATCGTCGACGGCATCACCGAGAAGCTCTACCTGCGTCACCCCCACGTCTTCGGGGGGGAGCAGGCGGGCGATGCGTCCGAGGCCTTCGAGCGCTGGGAGCAGGTCAAGGCGAAGGAGAAGGAGGCCCGGGGGCGCAAGCGGGAGAGCGTCATCGACGGCGTGCCCCGGGCGGCGCCCGCCCTGATGCGGGCCGAGCGGATCGGGGACAAGGCCTCCTCGGTGGGCTTCGACTGGCCGGACCTCTCGGGGGTCCGCGCCAAGCTCGACGAGGAGCTGGCCGAGCTCGACGAGGCCCTCGAGGCCGGCGAGCCGGCGGCGGTGCAGGCCGAGGTGGGGGACCTCCTCCTGACGGTGGCCAACCTCGCCCGCAAGGCCGGCGTCCACCCCGAGGACGCCCTGCGGGAGGCCAACGCCCGCTTCGAGACCCGCTTCCGGGAGGTCGAGGAGCGGCTGCGCCACGCCGGGGTCACCGCCGGGGAGCTGCCCCTCGAGGAGCTGGAGGCCCACTGGCAGGAGGCCAAGAAGGTCGTGGGTTAG
- a CDS encoding P1 family peptidase, which yields MSLKQLRGGLTGIPGVRVGHARHAGGASGVTAVLFDAPVSGAAHLGGDAASTRQFGALEPAHVNGLIHAICFAGGSAYGLAAGRGVQEHLEEAGVGLPVSPGQRVPVVPTAILFDLPVAGAGVRPDAALGRAAAAAASAAPVKEGSVGAGAGASVGKCAGHALAMKGGVGSVLLQLPTGGRVGALAVVNAFGDVVDPARGSEIVAGVRRSERSRRFASTEKLLLGGLATRRYGGGNTTLCLVVTDQPLSRIGAARVARLASHGLSRTIRPAETAVDGDLCVVLTTAGKAGDGPEPEELSLGIAAAEAVSRAILRGVRKARGLPGLPGLADR from the coding sequence ATGAGCCTGAAGCAGCTACGGGGTGGCCTGACGGGAATCCCGGGGGTCAGGGTGGGGCACGCCCGGCACGCAGGGGGCGCCAGCGGCGTCACCGCGGTGCTCTTCGACGCGCCGGTCAGCGGCGCCGCGCACCTCGGCGGCGACGCGGCGAGCACCCGGCAGTTCGGGGCCCTCGAGCCGGCCCACGTCAACGGCCTGATCCACGCGATCTGCTTCGCCGGGGGCTCGGCCTACGGCCTCGCGGCCGGGCGCGGCGTCCAGGAGCACCTCGAGGAGGCGGGGGTGGGGCTGCCGGTGAGCCCCGGGCAGCGGGTGCCGGTGGTCCCCACCGCGATCCTCTTCGATCTGCCGGTGGCCGGCGCCGGGGTGCGCCCCGACGCGGCCCTCGGCCGGGCGGCGGCGGCCGCGGCCAGCGCCGCGCCGGTGAAGGAGGGCAGCGTGGGAGCGGGCGCCGGCGCCAGCGTCGGCAAGTGCGCGGGGCACGCGCTGGCCATGAAGGGTGGGGTGGGCTCGGTCCTGCTCCAGCTCCCCACCGGCGGCCGGGTCGGGGCGCTGGCCGTGGTCAACGCCTTCGGGGACGTGGTCGATCCCGCCCGCGGCAGCGAGATCGTGGCCGGGGTCCGGCGCTCGGAGCGCAGCCGCCGCTTCGCCTCCACCGAGAAGCTCCTCCTGGGTGGCCTGGCCACCCGGCGCTACGGAGGCGGCAATACGACGCTCTGTCTGGTCGTCACCGACCAGCCCCTCTCCCGGATCGGCGCCGCCCGGGTGGCCCGCCTCGCCAGCCACGGGCTCTCCCGCACCATCCGCCCCGCCGAGACCGCGGTCGACGGCGACCTCTGCGTCGTGCTGACCACCGCGGGCAAGGCCGGAGACGGCCCCGAGCCGGAGGAGCTCTCCCTGGGGATCGCGGCCGCAGAGGCGGTCTCGAGGGCGATCCTCCGGGGCGTGCGCAAGGCCCGGGGGCTGCCGGGGCTCCCCGGCCTCGCGGATCGCTAG